Proteins found in one Dermacentor silvarum isolate Dsil-2018 chromosome 8, BIME_Dsil_1.4, whole genome shotgun sequence genomic segment:
- the LOC119462696 gene encoding PE-PGRS family protein PE_PGRS33-like isoform X3, whose product MPVAESHHNARSVSVEEKAQTRFSNMHGKLLAIAFCILGTAAVQGQALLNLGWGGSGGLLGGSLGGYGGLLGGYGGLGGLSGLGGGYGGLGGLGGLSYGLSGLGGYGGLGGLGGLSYGLSGLGGYGGLSGLGGLSYGLSGLGGYGGLGGLGRLGGLSYGLSGLYGSSLGLSGLGGLSGLYGGYGGLGGLSGLYGGVSRPLVLGGLGYSGLGGLSGLLGGSSGLSSLYSGYPGYLGGLGGLGGSVRVIGGYPGYSGLLGGSTGLSGLSGLYGGYPGLSGLSGLFGGYPGYSGLSTIYGGYPFSGYSGMYGGGMFPLNSFRYGPFGGFGSYGSSLGLSGMYGSGWGGFSPFGYYGSYGPSFRTFGMGTTSPIVSPSSTIVSTAAAPAITGAVEKISAPVTNLVTPVGMPSLPSVTVTGGKGLKTIG is encoded by the exons ATGCCTGTCGCCGAATCACACCACAACGCTCGATCGGTAAGCGTTGAGGAAAAAGCACAGACGCGATTCTCAAACATGCACGGGAAGCTTCTGGCCATCGCCTTCTGCATTCTCGGCACTG ccgcAGTGCAAGGACAGGCACTACTCAACCTCGGCTGGGGAGGCTCAGGTGGCTTGCTAGGCGGGTCACTTGGCGGCTATGGAGGACTTCTTGGAGGATACGGCGGCCTCGGTGGACTTAGTGGCCTTGGCGGAGGCTATGGTGGACTAGGCGGACTCGGTGGTCTCTCTTACGGACTGTCAGGGCTCGGAGGCTATGGTGGACTAGGCGGACTTGGTGGTCTCTCTTACGGGCTGTCAGGGCTCGGAGGCTATGGTGGACTAAGCGGACTCGGTGGTCTCTCTTACGGACTGTCAGGGCTCGGAGGCTATG GTGGACTAGGTGGACTAGGCAGACTCGGTGGTCTCTCTTACGGACTCTCTGGGCTTTATGGAAGCTCTCTTGGACTGTCAGGGCTAGGAGGCTTATCAGGGCTTTACGGAGGTTATGGTGGATTGGGCGGTCTTTCGGGGCTCTACGGTGGTGTTTCAAGACCGCTAGTACTTGGAGGCTTAGGTTACTCAGGACTTGGAGGCCTGTCAGGGCTTCTTGGTGGCAGCTCAGGCTTGAGTAGCTTGTACAGCGGATACCCAGGCTATCTCGGAGGTCTCGGTGGTCTTGGAGGGTCAGTAAGAGTGATTGGGGGTTATCCGGGGTACTCCGGTTTGCTAGGTGGCTCCACTGGTCTTAGCGGTCTGTCAGGATTGTATGGAGGTTATCCAGGACTCTCCGGTCTTTCAGGCCTCTTTGGCGGTTACCCTGGCTACTCTGGCCTTTCAACCATTTACGGAGGCTACCCGTTTTCTGGCTACTCTGGGATGTATGGTGGTGGGATGTTTCCTCTAAACTCATTCAGAtatggtccatttggaggctttgGTTCTTATGGTAGCTCCCTTGGATTATCCGGAATGTACGGTAGTGGTTGGGGTGGTTTCAGTCCATTCGGTTATTACGGCTCATACGGCCCCAGCTTTAGGACCTTTGGAATGGGAACTACCAGTCCGATTGTATCCCCAAGCTCAACTATTGTCTCAACGGCTGCAGCACCTGCCATCACCGGAGCTGTAGAAAAAATTTCCGCACCAGTTACCAACCTCGTCACACCCGTTGGCATGCCTTCTCTACCCAGCGTCACCGTGACTGGTGGAAAGGG TCTCAAGACCATAGGGTAA
- the LOC119462696 gene encoding uncharacterized PE-PGRS family protein PE_PGRS3-like isoform X1, which translates to MPVAESHHNARSVSVEEKAQTRFSNMHGKLLAIAFCILGTAAVQGQALLNLGWGGSGGLLGGSLGGYGGLLGGYGGLGGLSGLGGGYGGLGGLGGLSYGLSGLGGYGGLGGLGGLSYGLSGLGGYGGLSGLGGLSYGLSGLGGYGGLGGLGRLGGLSYGLSGLGGYGGLGGLGGLGRLGGLSYGLSGLYGSSLGLSGLGGLSGLYGGYGGLGGLSGLYGGVSRPLVLGGLGYSGLGGLSGLLGGSSGLSSLYSGYPGYLGGLGGLGGSVRVIGGYPGYSGLLGGSTGLSGLSGLYGGYPGLSGLSGLFGGYPGYSGLSTIYGGYPFSGYSGMYGGGMFPLNSFRYGPFGGFGSYGSSLGLSGMYGSGWGGFSPFGYYGSYGPSFRTFGMGTTSPIVSPSSTIVSTAAAPAITGAVEKISAPVTNLVTPVGMPSLPSVTVTGGKGLKTIG; encoded by the exons ATGCCTGTCGCCGAATCACACCACAACGCTCGATCGGTAAGCGTTGAGGAAAAAGCACAGACGCGATTCTCAAACATGCACGGGAAGCTTCTGGCCATCGCCTTCTGCATTCTCGGCACTG ccgcAGTGCAAGGACAGGCACTACTCAACCTCGGCTGGGGAGGCTCAGGTGGCTTGCTAGGCGGGTCACTTGGCGGCTATGGAGGACTTCTTGGAGGATACGGCGGCCTCGGTGGACTTAGTGGCCTTGGCGGAGGCTATGGTGGACTAGGCGGACTCGGTGGTCTCTCTTACGGACTGTCAGGGCTCGGAGGCTATGGTGGACTAGGCGGACTTGGTGGTCTCTCTTACGGGCTGTCAGGGCTCGGAGGCTATGGTGGACTAAGCGGACTCGGTGGTCTCTCTTACGGACTGTCAGGGCTCGGAGGCTATGGTGGACTAGGTGGACTAGGCAGACTCGGTGGTCTCTCTTACGGACTGTCAGGGCTCGGAGGCTATGGTGGACTAGGTGGACTAGGTGGACTAGGCAGACTCGGTGGTCTCTCTTACGGACTCTCTGGGCTTTATGGAAGCTCTCTTGGACTGTCAGGGCTAGGAGGCTTATCAGGGCTTTACGGAGGTTATGGTGGATTGGGCGGTCTTTCGGGGCTCTACGGTGGTGTTTCAAGACCGCTAGTACTTGGAGGCTTAGGTTACTCAGGACTTGGAGGCCTGTCAGGGCTTCTTGGTGGCAGCTCAGGCTTGAGTAGCTTGTACAGCGGATACCCAGGCTATCTCGGAGGTCTCGGTGGTCTTGGAGGGTCAGTAAGAGTGATTGGGGGTTATCCGGGGTACTCCGGTTTGCTAGGTGGCTCCACTGGTCTTAGCGGTCTGTCAGGATTGTATGGAGGTTATCCAGGACTCTCCGGTCTTTCAGGCCTCTTTGGCGGTTACCCTGGCTACTCTGGCCTTTCAACCATTTACGGAGGCTACCCGTTTTCTGGCTACTCTGGGATGTATGGTGGTGGGATGTTTCCTCTAAACTCATTCAGAtatggtccatttggaggctttgGTTCTTATGGTAGCTCCCTTGGATTATCCGGAATGTACGGTAGTGGTTGGGGTGGTTTCAGTCCATTCGGTTATTACGGCTCATACGGCCCCAGCTTTAGGACCTTTGGAATGGGAACTACCAGTCCGATTGTATCCCCAAGCTCAACTATTGTCTCAACGGCTGCAGCACCTGCCATCACCGGAGCTGTAGAAAAAATTTCCGCACCAGTTACCAACCTCGTCACACCCGTTGGCATGCCTTCTCTACCCAGCGTCACCGTGACTGGTGGAAAGGG TCTCAAGACCATAGGGTAA
- the LOC119462696 gene encoding PE-PGRS family protein PE_PGRS33-like isoform X2, with protein MPVAESHHNARSVSVEEKAQTRFSNMHGKLLAIAFCILGTAAVQGQALLNLGWGGSGGLLGGSLGGYGGLLGGYGGLGGLSGLGGGYGGLGGLGGLSYGLSGLGGYGGLGGLGGLSYGLSGLGGYGGLGRLGGLSYGLSGLGGYGGLGGLGGLGRLGGLSYGLSGLYGSSLGLSGLGGLSGLYGGYGGLGGLSGLYGGVSRPLVLGGLGYSGLGGLSGLLGGSSGLSSLYSGYPGYLGGLGGLGGSVRVIGGYPGYSGLLGGSTGLSGLSGLYGGYPGLSGLSGLFGGYPGYSGLSTIYGGYPFSGYSGMYGGGMFPLNSFRYGPFGGFGSYGSSLGLSGMYGSGWGGFSPFGYYGSYGPSFRTFGMGTTSPIVSPSSTIVSTAAAPAITGAVEKISAPVTNLVTPVGMPSLPSVTVTGGKGLKTIG; from the exons ATGCCTGTCGCCGAATCACACCACAACGCTCGATCGGTAAGCGTTGAGGAAAAAGCACAGACGCGATTCTCAAACATGCACGGGAAGCTTCTGGCCATCGCCTTCTGCATTCTCGGCACTG ccgcAGTGCAAGGACAGGCACTACTCAACCTCGGCTGGGGAGGCTCAGGTGGCTTGCTAGGCGGGTCACTTGGCGGCTATGGAGGACTTCTTGGAGGATACGGCGGCCTCGGTGGACTTAGTGGCCTTGGCGGAGGCTATGGTGGACTAGGCGGACTCGGTGGTCTCTCTTACGGACTGTCAGGGCTCGGAGGCTATGGTGGACTAGGCGGACTTGGTGGTCTCTCTTACGGGCTGTCAGGGCTCGGAGGCTATG GTGGACTAGGCAGACTCGGTGGTCTCTCTTACGGACTGTCAGGGCTCGGAGGCTATGGTGGACTAGGTGGACTAGGTGGACTAGGCAGACTCGGTGGTCTCTCTTACGGACTCTCTGGGCTTTATGGAAGCTCTCTTGGACTGTCAGGGCTAGGAGGCTTATCAGGGCTTTACGGAGGTTATGGTGGATTGGGCGGTCTTTCGGGGCTCTACGGTGGTGTTTCAAGACCGCTAGTACTTGGAGGCTTAGGTTACTCAGGACTTGGAGGCCTGTCAGGGCTTCTTGGTGGCAGCTCAGGCTTGAGTAGCTTGTACAGCGGATACCCAGGCTATCTCGGAGGTCTCGGTGGTCTTGGAGGGTCAGTAAGAGTGATTGGGGGTTATCCGGGGTACTCCGGTTTGCTAGGTGGCTCCACTGGTCTTAGCGGTCTGTCAGGATTGTATGGAGGTTATCCAGGACTCTCCGGTCTTTCAGGCCTCTTTGGCGGTTACCCTGGCTACTCTGGCCTTTCAACCATTTACGGAGGCTACCCGTTTTCTGGCTACTCTGGGATGTATGGTGGTGGGATGTTTCCTCTAAACTCATTCAGAtatggtccatttggaggctttgGTTCTTATGGTAGCTCCCTTGGATTATCCGGAATGTACGGTAGTGGTTGGGGTGGTTTCAGTCCATTCGGTTATTACGGCTCATACGGCCCCAGCTTTAGGACCTTTGGAATGGGAACTACCAGTCCGATTGTATCCCCAAGCTCAACTATTGTCTCAACGGCTGCAGCACCTGCCATCACCGGAGCTGTAGAAAAAATTTCCGCACCAGTTACCAACCTCGTCACACCCGTTGGCATGCCTTCTCTACCCAGCGTCACCGTGACTGGTGGAAAGGG TCTCAAGACCATAGGGTAA
- the LOC119462696 gene encoding PE-PGRS family protein PE_PGRS33-like isoform X5 translates to MPVAESHHNARSVSVEEKAQTRFSNMHGKLLAIAFCILGTAAVQGQALLNLGWGGSGGLLGGSLGGYGGLLGGYGGLGGLSGLGGGYGGLGGLGGLSYGLSGLGGYGGLGGLGGLSYGLSGLGGYGGLGGLGRLGGLSYGLSGLYGSSLGLSGLGGLSGLYGGYGGLGGLSGLYGGVSRPLVLGGLGYSGLGGLSGLLGGSSGLSSLYSGYPGYLGGLGGLGGSVRVIGGYPGYSGLLGGSTGLSGLSGLYGGYPGLSGLSGLFGGYPGYSGLSTIYGGYPFSGYSGMYGGGMFPLNSFRYGPFGGFGSYGSSLGLSGMYGSGWGGFSPFGYYGSYGPSFRTFGMGTTSPIVSPSSTIVSTAAAPAITGAVEKISAPVTNLVTPVGMPSLPSVTVTGGKGLKTIG, encoded by the exons ATGCCTGTCGCCGAATCACACCACAACGCTCGATCGGTAAGCGTTGAGGAAAAAGCACAGACGCGATTCTCAAACATGCACGGGAAGCTTCTGGCCATCGCCTTCTGCATTCTCGGCACTG ccgcAGTGCAAGGACAGGCACTACTCAACCTCGGCTGGGGAGGCTCAGGTGGCTTGCTAGGCGGGTCACTTGGCGGCTATGGAGGACTTCTTGGAGGATACGGCGGCCTCGGTGGACTTAGTGGCCTTGGCGGAGGCTATGGTGGACTAGGCGGACTCGGTGGTCTCTCTTACGGACTGTCAGGGCTCGGAGGCTATGGTGGACTAGGCGGACTTGGTGGTCTCTCTTACGGGCTGTCAGGGCTCGGAGGCTATG GTGGACTAGGTGGACTAGGCAGACTCGGTGGTCTCTCTTACGGACTCTCTGGGCTTTATGGAAGCTCTCTTGGACTGTCAGGGCTAGGAGGCTTATCAGGGCTTTACGGAGGTTATGGTGGATTGGGCGGTCTTTCGGGGCTCTACGGTGGTGTTTCAAGACCGCTAGTACTTGGAGGCTTAGGTTACTCAGGACTTGGAGGCCTGTCAGGGCTTCTTGGTGGCAGCTCAGGCTTGAGTAGCTTGTACAGCGGATACCCAGGCTATCTCGGAGGTCTCGGTGGTCTTGGAGGGTCAGTAAGAGTGATTGGGGGTTATCCGGGGTACTCCGGTTTGCTAGGTGGCTCCACTGGTCTTAGCGGTCTGTCAGGATTGTATGGAGGTTATCCAGGACTCTCCGGTCTTTCAGGCCTCTTTGGCGGTTACCCTGGCTACTCTGGCCTTTCAACCATTTACGGAGGCTACCCGTTTTCTGGCTACTCTGGGATGTATGGTGGTGGGATGTTTCCTCTAAACTCATTCAGAtatggtccatttggaggctttgGTTCTTATGGTAGCTCCCTTGGATTATCCGGAATGTACGGTAGTGGTTGGGGTGGTTTCAGTCCATTCGGTTATTACGGCTCATACGGCCCCAGCTTTAGGACCTTTGGAATGGGAACTACCAGTCCGATTGTATCCCCAAGCTCAACTATTGTCTCAACGGCTGCAGCACCTGCCATCACCGGAGCTGTAGAAAAAATTTCCGCACCAGTTACCAACCTCGTCACACCCGTTGGCATGCCTTCTCTACCCAGCGTCACCGTGACTGGTGGAAAGGG TCTCAAGACCATAGGGTAA
- the LOC119462696 gene encoding PE-PGRS family protein PE_PGRS33-like isoform X4: MPVAESHHNARSVSVEEKAQTRFSNMHGKLLAIAFCILGTAAVQGQALLNLGWGGSGGLLGGSLGGYGGLLGGYGGLGGLSGLGGGYGGLGGLGGLSYGLSGLGGYGGLGRLGGLSYGLSGLGGYGGLGGLGGLGRLGGLSYGLSGLYGSSLGLSGLGGLSGLYGGYGGLGGLSGLYGGVSRPLVLGGLGYSGLGGLSGLLGGSSGLSSLYSGYPGYLGGLGGLGGSVRVIGGYPGYSGLLGGSTGLSGLSGLYGGYPGLSGLSGLFGGYPGYSGLSTIYGGYPFSGYSGMYGGGMFPLNSFRYGPFGGFGSYGSSLGLSGMYGSGWGGFSPFGYYGSYGPSFRTFGMGTTSPIVSPSSTIVSTAAAPAITGAVEKISAPVTNLVTPVGMPSLPSVTVTGGKGLKTIG; the protein is encoded by the exons ATGCCTGTCGCCGAATCACACCACAACGCTCGATCGGTAAGCGTTGAGGAAAAAGCACAGACGCGATTCTCAAACATGCACGGGAAGCTTCTGGCCATCGCCTTCTGCATTCTCGGCACTG ccgcAGTGCAAGGACAGGCACTACTCAACCTCGGCTGGGGAGGCTCAGGTGGCTTGCTAGGCGGGTCACTTGGCGGCTATGGAGGACTTCTTGGAGGATACGGCGGCCTCGGTGGACTTAGTGGCCTTGGCGGAGGCTATGGTGGACTAGGCGGACTCGGTGGTCTCTCTTACGGACTGTCAGGGCTCGGAGGCTATG GTGGACTAGGCAGACTCGGTGGTCTCTCTTACGGACTGTCAGGGCTCGGAGGCTATGGTGGACTAGGTGGACTAGGTGGACTAGGCAGACTCGGTGGTCTCTCTTACGGACTCTCTGGGCTTTATGGAAGCTCTCTTGGACTGTCAGGGCTAGGAGGCTTATCAGGGCTTTACGGAGGTTATGGTGGATTGGGCGGTCTTTCGGGGCTCTACGGTGGTGTTTCAAGACCGCTAGTACTTGGAGGCTTAGGTTACTCAGGACTTGGAGGCCTGTCAGGGCTTCTTGGTGGCAGCTCAGGCTTGAGTAGCTTGTACAGCGGATACCCAGGCTATCTCGGAGGTCTCGGTGGTCTTGGAGGGTCAGTAAGAGTGATTGGGGGTTATCCGGGGTACTCCGGTTTGCTAGGTGGCTCCACTGGTCTTAGCGGTCTGTCAGGATTGTATGGAGGTTATCCAGGACTCTCCGGTCTTTCAGGCCTCTTTGGCGGTTACCCTGGCTACTCTGGCCTTTCAACCATTTACGGAGGCTACCCGTTTTCTGGCTACTCTGGGATGTATGGTGGTGGGATGTTTCCTCTAAACTCATTCAGAtatggtccatttggaggctttgGTTCTTATGGTAGCTCCCTTGGATTATCCGGAATGTACGGTAGTGGTTGGGGTGGTTTCAGTCCATTCGGTTATTACGGCTCATACGGCCCCAGCTTTAGGACCTTTGGAATGGGAACTACCAGTCCGATTGTATCCCCAAGCTCAACTATTGTCTCAACGGCTGCAGCACCTGCCATCACCGGAGCTGTAGAAAAAATTTCCGCACCAGTTACCAACCTCGTCACACCCGTTGGCATGCCTTCTCTACCCAGCGTCACCGTGACTGGTGGAAAGGG TCTCAAGACCATAGGGTAA
- the LOC119462696 gene encoding elastin-like isoform X6, which translates to MPVAESHHNARSVSVEEKAQTRFSNMHGKLLAIAFCILGTAAVQGQALLNLGWGGSGGLLGGSLGGYGGLLGGYGGLGGLSGLGGGYGGLGGLGGLSYGLSGLGGYGGLGGLGRLGGLSYGLSGLYGSSLGLSGLGGLSGLYGGYGGLGGLSGLYGGVSRPLVLGGLGYSGLGGLSGLLGGSSGLSSLYSGYPGYLGGLGGLGGSVRVIGGYPGYSGLLGGSTGLSGLSGLYGGYPGLSGLSGLFGGYPGYSGLSTIYGGYPFSGYSGMYGGGMFPLNSFRYGPFGGFGSYGSSLGLSGMYGSGWGGFSPFGYYGSYGPSFRTFGMGTTSPIVSPSSTIVSTAAAPAITGAVEKISAPVTNLVTPVGMPSLPSVTVTGGKGLKTIG; encoded by the exons ATGCCTGTCGCCGAATCACACCACAACGCTCGATCGGTAAGCGTTGAGGAAAAAGCACAGACGCGATTCTCAAACATGCACGGGAAGCTTCTGGCCATCGCCTTCTGCATTCTCGGCACTG ccgcAGTGCAAGGACAGGCACTACTCAACCTCGGCTGGGGAGGCTCAGGTGGCTTGCTAGGCGGGTCACTTGGCGGCTATGGAGGACTTCTTGGAGGATACGGCGGCCTCGGTGGACTTAGTGGCCTTGGCGGAGGCTATGGTGGACTAGGCGGACTCGGTGGTCTCTCTTACGGACTGTCAGGGCTCGGAGGCTATG GTGGACTAGGTGGACTAGGCAGACTCGGTGGTCTCTCTTACGGACTCTCTGGGCTTTATGGAAGCTCTCTTGGACTGTCAGGGCTAGGAGGCTTATCAGGGCTTTACGGAGGTTATGGTGGATTGGGCGGTCTTTCGGGGCTCTACGGTGGTGTTTCAAGACCGCTAGTACTTGGAGGCTTAGGTTACTCAGGACTTGGAGGCCTGTCAGGGCTTCTTGGTGGCAGCTCAGGCTTGAGTAGCTTGTACAGCGGATACCCAGGCTATCTCGGAGGTCTCGGTGGTCTTGGAGGGTCAGTAAGAGTGATTGGGGGTTATCCGGGGTACTCCGGTTTGCTAGGTGGCTCCACTGGTCTTAGCGGTCTGTCAGGATTGTATGGAGGTTATCCAGGACTCTCCGGTCTTTCAGGCCTCTTTGGCGGTTACCCTGGCTACTCTGGCCTTTCAACCATTTACGGAGGCTACCCGTTTTCTGGCTACTCTGGGATGTATGGTGGTGGGATGTTTCCTCTAAACTCATTCAGAtatggtccatttggaggctttgGTTCTTATGGTAGCTCCCTTGGATTATCCGGAATGTACGGTAGTGGTTGGGGTGGTTTCAGTCCATTCGGTTATTACGGCTCATACGGCCCCAGCTTTAGGACCTTTGGAATGGGAACTACCAGTCCGATTGTATCCCCAAGCTCAACTATTGTCTCAACGGCTGCAGCACCTGCCATCACCGGAGCTGTAGAAAAAATTTCCGCACCAGTTACCAACCTCGTCACACCCGTTGGCATGCCTTCTCTACCCAGCGTCACCGTGACTGGTGGAAAGGG TCTCAAGACCATAGGGTAA